From the genome of Cytobacillus firmus, one region includes:
- the nadX gene encoding aspartate dehydrogenase, translating into MFKAGIIGYGTLGKTIAELIEAGHAGNVELKSVLVRSTKSSEHADKQAFTLTSDEDEFFNGDLDIIIESAGHQALHMFGEKVLANGSHLVVLSVGALGDTGFYEKLQAAAKQHDRQIFVPSAAIAGLDRIAAGALGEIEDITLITRKHPRSWKGTFAEEKVDLNMLTEPFCIYEGNARESSRLFPQSVNVSAALSLAGIGFENTKVKVYADPTIQSNTHTIKAKGYFGEVEISVSNVPYEENPKSSPIVAMSVAKVLNNLTSPFVIGI; encoded by the coding sequence ATGTTTAAAGCTGGAATTATCGGCTATGGAACGCTGGGGAAAACCATAGCGGAATTAATAGAAGCCGGCCATGCCGGCAACGTGGAGTTAAAGTCTGTGCTTGTTAGAAGCACTAAAAGTTCAGAGCATGCTGATAAACAAGCATTTACCCTTACATCAGATGAAGACGAATTTTTTAATGGAGATTTAGATATTATCATAGAATCAGCAGGTCATCAGGCATTGCATATGTTCGGGGAGAAAGTGCTGGCAAATGGAAGCCATCTTGTGGTGCTTTCTGTTGGAGCATTAGGAGACACCGGTTTTTATGAAAAACTGCAGGCTGCGGCCAAGCAGCATGACCGGCAGATCTTTGTTCCCTCTGCAGCAATAGCCGGCCTGGACCGGATTGCAGCGGGAGCATTGGGTGAGATTGAAGATATTACCTTAATTACAAGAAAGCATCCGCGCAGCTGGAAAGGCACGTTTGCGGAAGAAAAAGTGGATCTGAATATGCTGACTGAGCCATTTTGTATTTATGAAGGGAATGCACGGGAGTCATCCAGGCTGTTTCCGCAGAGCGTGAATGTTTCAGCAGCCCTTAGCCTTGCAGGGATTGGCTTTGAAAATACAAAGGTGAAGGTGTATGCCGATCCGACTATCCAATCAAACACACATACCATCAAGGCTAAGGGTTATTTTGGCGAAGTAGAGATATCCGTTTCGAATGTTCCTTATGAGGAAAATCCAAAATCCAGTCCAATTGTCGCCATGAGTGTGGCTAAGGTTTTAAATAATTTAACTTCGCCATTCGTGATTGGCATTTAA
- a CDS encoding chromate transporter: MKPYLELAVGFARTGVTGYGGGPSTIPLIEFEAVKKYKWMTEEEFGETLALANTLPGPIATKMAAYIGYKVKGSLGATVAILTHILPSIIAMLALLGVLYSFRQSPIVSGMVQGVTPVIGFMLAEMAYRFYQKGSQGLGLPKNLILAAVSLIFVQFLEWHPGILIAIILSTAFYIAHRKEQANKKVAEEYMPVREKSS; encoded by the coding sequence ATGAAGCCTTATCTTGAATTGGCGGTTGGATTTGCACGTACCGGTGTGACAGGGTATGGAGGAGGTCCCTCGACAATACCACTGATCGAATTTGAAGCAGTCAAGAAATATAAGTGGATGACGGAGGAGGAATTCGGAGAGACTCTGGCTCTAGCCAATACTTTGCCCGGACCGATTGCAACAAAGATGGCTGCCTATATCGGCTATAAAGTCAAAGGCAGTTTGGGTGCTACTGTAGCCATCCTTACGCATATACTTCCTTCCATTATTGCCATGCTAGCCTTGCTGGGCGTTTTATACTCTTTCCGCCAGTCCCCAATTGTCAGTGGAATGGTGCAGGGAGTGACACCAGTGATCGGTTTTATGCTGGCAGAGATGGCCTATCGTTTTTACCAGAAAGGCAGCCAGGGGTTAGGATTGCCAAAAAACCTTATATTGGCCGCAGTGTCATTAATTTTTGTGCAATTCTTGGAATGGCATCCCGGTATTTTAATTGCAATTATCTTAAGTACTGCTTTTTATATTGCCCACCGGAAAGAACAGGCGAATAAAAAGGTAGCTGAAGAGTACATGCCAGTAAGGGAGAAAAGTTCATGA
- a CDS encoding 2Fe-2S iron-sulfur cluster-binding protein encodes MPNIHFVNSSKTLEVPEDSNILRMSLRYDGDLPNRCGGGICGTCVFKTEEGSEYLDNVKIQERRKLGEEWLEKGYRLGCQTFVTKGDVTISWDDKVTDQVKKRKPDKLKQAVSTGK; translated from the coding sequence ATGCCAAACATCCATTTTGTCAACAGCAGCAAAACTCTGGAAGTGCCTGAGGATTCTAATATATTAAGAATGTCGCTCCGCTATGATGGTGATCTGCCAAATCGCTGCGGCGGCGGTATTTGCGGCACATGTGTTTTTAAAACAGAAGAAGGGTCCGAATATCTGGACAACGTGAAAATCCAGGAAAGAAGAAAGCTGGGAGAAGAGTGGCTGGAAAAAGGCTACCGTTTAGGATGCCAGACTTTTGTAACAAAAGGGGATGTTACCATTTCCTGGGATGATAAAGTGACAGATCAGGTTAAGAAGAGAAAACCGGATAAATTGAAGCAAGCCGTCTCAACAGGAAAATGA
- a CDS encoding aldehyde dehydrogenase family protein — MITTKVETFHNYINGEWQESGSQKKFYSVNPANTEDVVGVFQASNETDVKLAIEAAKEAFPGWAKAAPSKRAAILNKAAAYLEENAAQFAEELTREEGKHVSDAKNEVLRSAQTLRYYAVEGQSFTGETFPNDDPKMRVSTEREPLGVVSVITPWNFPISIAARKIAPALITGNTVVFKPSSDTPLIAVRLVEALHEAGIPKGVLNFVTGRASDVGDLLVTHPAVKAVTFTGSTAAGEDIHSKSSFTTRTQMELGGKNPLLVMEDADLDLAATLTVNGGFSLTGQACTGTSRVIVMKEVKEAFVNKLIEKTSALKIGSGFEEGVKIGPLANEKQLKNVLKYIEVGKEDGADLVYGGEQLTEGQYEKGYFVQPAIFTNVKPNHRIAREEIFGPVIAVIEADTYEEAIAVANDVDYGLSASIVTNNLKIASQFTKDIQAGTVKVNRTTTGNLINAPFGGLKQSSTATFRESGRVGLEFFTQVKTVYIGY; from the coding sequence TTGATTACAACAAAAGTAGAAACCTTCCATAATTATATTAATGGTGAATGGCAGGAATCCGGGAGCCAAAAGAAGTTTTATAGTGTTAACCCGGCAAATACTGAAGATGTCGTCGGCGTTTTTCAGGCATCCAATGAAACAGATGTCAAGCTGGCGATTGAAGCCGCGAAAGAAGCATTCCCGGGCTGGGCAAAGGCAGCGCCATCCAAGCGTGCAGCCATTTTAAACAAAGCAGCAGCATACCTTGAAGAAAATGCCGCCCAATTTGCAGAAGAACTGACAAGAGAAGAAGGGAAGCATGTCAGTGATGCAAAAAATGAAGTGCTCCGTTCCGCACAGACGCTTCGTTATTATGCGGTTGAGGGACAAAGCTTCACAGGTGAAACCTTCCCTAATGATGATCCCAAAATGAGAGTTTCAACGGAAAGAGAACCGCTCGGCGTTGTAAGTGTCATAACGCCATGGAACTTTCCAATCTCCATTGCGGCGAGAAAAATTGCTCCAGCATTAATTACAGGGAACACAGTTGTGTTCAAACCTTCATCAGATACCCCTCTAATTGCTGTCCGGCTTGTAGAAGCACTGCACGAGGCAGGTATACCAAAAGGGGTCTTAAACTTTGTTACAGGGAGGGCTTCCGATGTAGGTGATTTATTAGTCACCCACCCTGCCGTCAAGGCTGTTACATTCACAGGTTCAACAGCTGCAGGTGAGGACATCCACAGCAAGAGCTCTTTCACCACCCGTACTCAAATGGAGCTTGGCGGCAAAAACCCGCTTTTAGTTATGGAAGATGCTGACCTTGATCTGGCGGCAACATTAACAGTAAATGGCGGGTTTTCTTTAACAGGCCAAGCCTGCACTGGAACAAGCAGAGTAATTGTAATGAAGGAAGTAAAGGAAGCATTTGTAAACAAATTGATTGAAAAAACGAGTGCCCTTAAAATTGGCAGCGGCTTTGAAGAAGGAGTTAAAATTGGTCCGCTGGCAAATGAAAAGCAGCTGAAAAACGTTCTAAAGTATATTGAGGTTGGAAAAGAAGACGGTGCAGACCTTGTATATGGCGGTGAACAGCTGACTGAAGGCCAATATGAAAAAGGATATTTTGTTCAGCCTGCCATTTTTACGAATGTCAAACCGAATCACCGTATTGCCAGGGAAGAGATTTTTGGACCGGTTATTGCCGTGATCGAGGCAGATACATATGAAGAAGCCATTGCGGTTGCAAATGACGTTGACTACGGATTATCTGCTTCCATCGTGACAAATAACTTAAAAATAGCCAGCCAGTTTACTAAAGACATCCAGGCAGGCACGGTAAAAGTGAACCGGACTACAACAGGCAACTTAATCAATGCTCCGTTTGGCGGATTAAAGCAATCAAGCACGGCTACTTTCCGGGAATCAGGAAGGGTTGGCCTGGAGTTTTTCACTCAAGTAAAAACCGTTTATATCGGCTATTAA
- a CDS encoding 2Fe-2S iron-sulfur cluster-binding protein, which yields MPKVKLHVDGEIVEKQVKDNANLVVLAGIRQFPELKYGCGMGRCTKCTCIVLNGGDDLAPPNWKEEKMLGDKVKEGYRLTCQMTIQSDIEISQENISVKPPKKTTAAISK from the coding sequence ATGCCAAAGGTGAAACTTCATGTGGATGGGGAGATTGTGGAGAAGCAAGTAAAGGATAATGCCAATTTGGTTGTTCTGGCAGGGATCCGCCAATTTCCAGAATTAAAATATGGCTGTGGCATGGGAAGATGCACAAAATGCACTTGTATTGTTTTAAACGGGGGAGATGATCTCGCGCCGCCAAATTGGAAGGAAGAAAAAATGCTTGGCGATAAAGTGAAAGAAGGATACCGGTTAACTTGTCAGATGACTATCCAAAGTGATATTGAAATATCCCAGGAAAATATCTCTGTTAAACCTCCCAAGAAAACAACTGCAGCTATTTCAAAATAG
- a CDS encoding creatininase family protein, whose amino-acid sequence MNCYELTKMTWKEVEKSLENAEFAIIPVGAHEQHGPHMAESCDAVLAERMAFKLGQRMFPYAIVTPTVNMGVSEHHIHFPGTITLQPSTLIAVLKDMVSSLKQHGIKKFLFLNSHGGNQSTLNLAAMTITKELEVEVYYAKTTASARESIGKYVKSPLFGHSCEREVSEALYLAPELVRKDLLEKGEIKQGGRWEKLRPGKAVQGFYFYEEMTGNGCIGDARQGSREIGEQIVEEALDHLTEELSELLDLKEELPY is encoded by the coding sequence ATGAATTGTTATGAGCTTACCAAGATGACATGGAAGGAAGTCGAGAAATCCTTAGAAAATGCAGAGTTTGCTATAATTCCGGTCGGAGCACATGAGCAGCATGGGCCTCATATGGCGGAAAGCTGTGATGCAGTGCTCGCGGAAAGAATGGCATTTAAACTGGGGCAAAGAATGTTTCCTTATGCTATTGTGACACCAACAGTTAATATGGGTGTTTCCGAGCATCACATTCATTTTCCCGGAACCATCACCCTTCAGCCGTCTACTTTGATTGCTGTTCTGAAAGATATGGTCTCTTCACTGAAACAGCATGGCATCAAGAAGTTTCTGTTTTTGAATTCCCATGGCGGAAACCAATCTACACTGAATCTCGCAGCAATGACTATCACGAAGGAATTAGAAGTAGAAGTCTACTATGCAAAGACTACTGCCTCTGCCAGGGAATCTATCGGAAAATATGTTAAATCCCCTCTATTTGGCCACAGCTGCGAAAGGGAGGTATCTGAAGCTCTGTATCTGGCTCCGGAACTGGTCAGAAAGGACCTTTTGGAAAAAGGAGAAATCAAGCAAGGCGGCAGATGGGAAAAGCTCCGTCCGGGGAAGGCTGTCCAGGGATTTTATTTTTACGAAGAAATGACTGGAAACGGCTGTATAGGTGATGCCCGGCAAGGGAGCAGGGAAATCGGAGAGCAAATTGTAGAGGAAGCTTTGGATCATCTTACTGAGGAGCTTTCTGAACTGCTTGATTTGAAAGAAGAACTTCCTTATTAA
- a CDS encoding RidA family protein: protein MEGVKKGIEERLEELNIQLPELTDIRMPFEPGVISGKIVYLSGQTPRVNGLQKYTGIVGAGISIEEAKDAARICTLNLLAALKGIIGDLNKVKRIIKMDGYVASTSDFKYHPIVINTSSELLHDIFGKENGHARKAVGLASLPGGAPVEIEMIVEIE from the coding sequence ATGGAAGGGGTAAAAAAGGGAATTGAAGAAAGACTGGAAGAGCTGAATATCCAGCTCCCTGAATTGACTGATATCCGAATGCCTTTTGAACCGGGCGTTATCTCAGGAAAGATTGTCTATTTATCCGGGCAAACACCCAGAGTCAATGGTCTTCAAAAGTATACCGGAATTGTCGGGGCAGGCATTTCGATCGAAGAAGCAAAGGATGCGGCACGAATTTGTACGCTGAATTTGCTGGCAGCCCTTAAAGGAATAATTGGAGATTTAAATAAAGTGAAAAGAATCATCAAAATGGATGGATATGTTGCCTCAACAAGTGACTTTAAATATCATCCAATCGTCATAAATACATCATCAGAACTGCTGCATGATATTTTCGGCAAGGAAAATGGACACGCACGTAAAGCAGTGGGATTAGCTTCACTGCCAGGCGGGGCTCCTGTAGAAATTGAAATGATTGTTGAAATAGAATAA
- a CDS encoding GlcG/HbpS family heme-binding protein, whose product MKTALKLELEEAKLMIEAAKEKSAEINVFETIAIVDDGGSVIALERMNGARITGPEIAIAKAYTAAGHKRSTHLFNKEPNGPALPGNEAFGIQHMLNGKFAVFVGGFPIVVNGEVVGGIGISGGNGEQDTAVGTAALKALQTYLEKDGYEVVTEADIKK is encoded by the coding sequence ATGAAAACAGCTTTAAAGCTTGAACTGGAAGAAGCAAAATTGATGATTGAAGCAGCAAAGGAAAAGTCTGCTGAAATCAATGTGTTTGAGACAATTGCGATTGTCGATGACGGCGGAAGTGTCATTGCCCTGGAACGCATGAATGGAGCAAGAATCACTGGCCCGGAAATTGCGATTGCTAAGGCATACACTGCCGCCGGCCACAAACGCTCCACCCACCTATTCAATAAAGAACCGAACGGGCCTGCCCTGCCTGGCAATGAGGCATTTGGCATTCAGCATATGCTTAATGGCAAATTTGCTGTGTTTGTCGGAGGGTTCCCAATTGTGGTAAATGGTGAGGTTGTTGGAGGAATCGGCATCAGCGGAGGAAACGGCGAGCAGGATACCGCTGTTGGGACTGCTGCACTAAAAGCCCTTCAAACTTACCTGGAAAAAGACGGCTATGAAGTCGTAACCGAAGCAGATATTAAAAAATAA
- a CDS encoding chromate transporter, which translates to MIYWDIFWAFFIANLLGYGGGPATIPLIQIEVVNNNGWMTLAEFGDVLAIANALPGPIATKMAGFIGYELGGVLGAAVALAATILPSALAVIVLFKFVNLFKDSPKVKLMTKSVQPVIAVLLAVMAYQFFMSAFEKSGMLHLILLAAVSYLTLIKFKVHPSLVIFGALFYGGIFLS; encoded by the coding sequence ATGATCTATTGGGATATCTTTTGGGCATTTTTTATAGCGAATTTATTGGGTTACGGAGGGGGACCCGCAACAATTCCCCTCATACAAATTGAAGTAGTCAATAACAATGGCTGGATGACACTCGCTGAATTTGGGGATGTTCTCGCCATAGCCAATGCGCTGCCGGGTCCTATAGCAACCAAAATGGCCGGATTTATCGGTTATGAACTAGGCGGAGTATTGGGTGCGGCGGTGGCTTTAGCCGCAACCATCCTGCCATCCGCTTTGGCAGTGATTGTGCTGTTTAAGTTTGTGAATTTATTTAAAGATTCTCCTAAAGTGAAATTAATGACCAAATCCGTACAGCCGGTCATTGCGGTCCTTCTGGCTGTCATGGCCTATCAGTTCTTTATGTCAGCCTTCGAAAAAAGCGGAATGCTGCACCTTATACTTCTTGCAGCCGTCAGCTATTTAACATTAATCAAATTCAAGGTTCATCCTTCTCTTGTTATATTCGGAGCCTTATTTTATGGAGGGATCTTTTTATCTTAA
- the yyaC gene encoding spore protease YyaC, with product MWPFSSSKSKKNVINAASYISIKETTEEAEIEKMVSKLKQIFYSTSREIVILCIGSDRSTGDSLGPLTGKLLIEKNIPYTVYGTLKDPVHALNIKTVLKEIKETHHEPFIFGIDACLGDERQIGYILIREGSFIPGNAVNRVLPSVGDYHLKAIVNTLDPLTPVHSLNSTRLYMVLKLAEIIAEIISRVAANDRTSRGEIEQINVP from the coding sequence ATGTGGCCTTTTTCATCCAGCAAATCGAAGAAAAATGTCATCAATGCAGCAAGTTACATTTCCATCAAAGAAACAACGGAAGAAGCGGAAATTGAAAAGATGGTATCGAAGCTGAAACAGATCTTTTACAGCACATCCAGGGAAATTGTTATATTGTGCATCGGGTCGGACCGGTCAACAGGAGACTCTCTTGGACCCTTGACAGGTAAGCTCCTTATAGAAAAGAACATTCCGTATACGGTATATGGGACTCTAAAGGATCCTGTTCACGCATTAAATATCAAAACGGTTCTTAAAGAAATCAAGGAAACGCATCATGAACCGTTTATATTTGGCATAGACGCCTGCCTCGGGGACGAACGGCAAATCGGCTATATTTTAATAAGAGAAGGGTCGTTTATTCCGGGGAATGCAGTAAATCGGGTTCTGCCGAGTGTGGGTGACTATCATCTGAAGGCCATTGTAAATACTCTGGATCCATTAACACCTGTACACTCCTTAAATAGTACGAGATTATATATGGTTTTAAAACTGGCTGAGATCATTGCGGAAATTATTTCACGGGTAGCGGCTAATGATCGGACTTCCAGAGGGGAGATAGAACAAATAAATGTGCCGTAA
- a CDS encoding TenA family transcriptional regulator, with amino-acid sequence MPELLSKDEFRKELEEAIKGNHSQKAPFTVAWAEGKLERKHFARWAENHYHYVGPFADYLAYIYHNTPTDPKFEAAKDFTLQNMYEEEIAADRHTDLLIRFAEACGTTRERVINPENMAPTTLGLQSWCYAVAARENFVVATAALVVGLESQVPDIYRKQTPALRAQYGFTDEEIEFFDLHIVSDEIHGERGYKIVLDHADTPELQQRCLEVVRTGAKMRRMYMDGLWREYLEQDLGSLVEAK; translated from the coding sequence ATGCCAGAATTATTATCTAAAGATGAATTTCGCAAAGAACTAGAGGAAGCCATTAAAGGAAACCACAGTCAGAAAGCTCCATTCACTGTAGCTTGGGCTGAAGGAAAACTGGAAAGAAAGCATTTTGCGAGATGGGCTGAAAATCATTACCACTATGTAGGGCCTTTTGCTGACTACTTAGCGTACATCTATCACAACACTCCAACCGATCCGAAATTCGAAGCAGCAAAAGATTTCACTCTTCAAAATATGTATGAAGAAGAAATTGCGGCCGACCGTCATACAGACTTGCTGATTCGTTTTGCAGAGGCATGCGGAACAACTCGCGAACGCGTAATTAATCCAGAAAACATGGCACCGACTACACTAGGTCTTCAAAGCTGGTGCTATGCAGTTGCTGCCCGTGAAAACTTCGTTGTAGCTACAGCAGCTCTTGTTGTCGGCTTAGAGTCACAGGTACCGGACATTTATCGAAAGCAGACTCCTGCTCTTCGTGCCCAATACGGATTTACAGATGAAGAAATCGAATTCTTCGATCTTCATATCGTATCCGATGAAATCCATGGAGAACGCGGCTATAAGATTGTTTTAGATCATGCTGACACTCCTGAATTGCAGCAGCGCTGTCTGGAAGTCGTTCGCACAGGTGCGAAGATGCGCCGCATGTACATGGATGGCCTATGGAGAGAATATCTTGAACAGGATCTTGGCTCTTTAGTAGAAGCAAAATAA
- a CDS encoding GntR family transcriptional regulator gives MVNNWTEDNLISIRERVYLHIKDLILDGEFKAGDRLVERELAERLNISRTPIREALFRLESQGFVKTVPRKGVIVADISEKEIIEVFTILSSLEVLAAKLAVQKLDDEMKNKFTGSIKKVQEFLNNPEEDAAELHRELNHLLYSSAKNVKLYEMLSGLSDYIRAFAKIGHKNPGRAKQSMEEHLKIMEAIVNKEMEMAEYLTKIHIENSKKAYIEAVQQNEDKN, from the coding sequence ATGGTTAACAATTGGACAGAAGATAATCTGATCTCAATACGTGAGAGGGTTTATCTGCATATTAAGGATCTTATTTTAGACGGGGAATTCAAAGCGGGAGACCGGCTTGTGGAACGGGAACTTGCTGAACGGTTAAATATCAGCAGGACGCCAATTCGCGAAGCGCTGTTCCGCCTGGAATCACAAGGGTTTGTAAAGACAGTTCCAAGAAAAGGCGTAATCGTTGCCGATATTTCTGAAAAGGAAATTATTGAAGTGTTTACCATTTTATCATCCCTTGAAGTATTGGCTGCAAAATTGGCCGTCCAAAAGCTGGATGATGAAATGAAAAACAAGTTCACAGGCAGCATAAAGAAGGTACAGGAGTTTCTGAACAATCCTGAAGAGGATGCTGCTGAATTACATAGGGAGCTCAATCATCTCCTATATAGCTCCGCCAAAAATGTGAAGCTTTATGAGATGCTGAGCGGATTGTCCGATTACATTCGAGCATTTGCCAAAATCGGGCATAAAAATCCCGGCAGGGCAAAGCAGTCCATGGAGGAGCATTTAAAAATCATGGAAGCCATCGTTAATAAAGAGATGGAAATGGCTGAGTATCTGACCAAAATACATATTGAGAATTCAAAAAAAGCATATATTGAAGCGGTTCAGCAGAATGAAGACAAAAATTAA
- a CDS encoding GntR family transcriptional regulator — translation MEKIWGENNLISIREHAYLYLKKLILEGEYQAGDRLVERELAAKLNISRTPIREALFRLESQGFVKTVPRKGVVISNISEDEVLEVFTILASLEVLAVKLAAQRMDTGTQQELDLKIKELIELSEQDEENFNSEHIQMNRLINKASKSPKLYEILSGLIDFIHMAANMGYETPGRRKDSLKEHIDIMKALRDKDAEIAEYLMRIHIENSKKAYMAYINRIKKRGTAKN, via the coding sequence ATGGAAAAAATATGGGGGGAAAATAACTTAATATCTATACGCGAACATGCGTATTTGTATCTGAAAAAACTTATTTTAGAAGGAGAATACCAGGCAGGGGACAGACTGGTAGAAAGAGAACTTGCAGCCAAACTAAACATCAGCCGCACACCGATTAGGGAGGCGTTGTTCAGGCTGGAATCCCAGGGCTTCGTGAAAACAGTTCCCAGAAAAGGGGTGGTTATCTCCAATATCTCAGAGGATGAAGTATTGGAGGTATTTACGATTCTCGCTTCACTGGAAGTGCTGGCAGTAAAACTGGCAGCACAAAGAATGGATACAGGTACACAACAAGAACTCGATCTCAAGATTAAGGAACTAATAGAGCTAAGTGAACAGGATGAAGAAAACTTCAATTCCGAACATATCCAGATGAACAGGCTGATTAATAAGGCATCCAAAAGCCCAAAGCTATATGAAATTCTATCAGGTTTGATTGATTTCATTCACATGGCTGCCAATATGGGATATGAAACACCTGGGAGAAGAAAGGACTCATTAAAAGAACATATCGATATTATGAAAGCACTTCGCGATAAAGATGCCGAAATAGCGGAATACCTGATGAGGATTCATATTGAAAACTCAAAGAAGGCCTATATGGCATATATTAACCGAATTAAAAAGAGAGGGACTGCTAAAAACTAA
- a CDS encoding NAD(P)-binding domain-containing protein, with translation MKIGLAGIGKLGSAMMTHWNKSNLPIGIFHPDSSKAEQFAERYPNAHPLTDNEMRHMDIILLALPAGKVISFMDSIIPENSSIVFINMATALPTKKIKERFPSCKVCGLKYMGHSRDLMENGKGLFITEDQLPAPIQDLFRPVGEIIKDSEERVAEINKLATYYAVKTAVEIENDLTGKGYDPAYIKRGLTSLAPEVIRSYSEGTLGHFAKEIVKEIQESIKKAAD, from the coding sequence TTGAAAATTGGATTAGCAGGTATAGGGAAATTAGGTTCAGCGATGATGACTCACTGGAATAAATCAAATCTTCCAATTGGTATTTTTCATCCTGACAGCTCAAAGGCAGAACAATTTGCTGAAAGGTATCCTAACGCACATCCTTTAACTGATAACGAAATGAGACATATGGATATTATCCTGCTCGCATTGCCGGCTGGAAAAGTGATTTCTTTTATGGATAGCATAATTCCAGAGAATTCTTCGATTGTCTTCATTAATATGGCGACCGCTCTTCCAACGAAAAAGATTAAAGAAAGGTTCCCTTCCTGTAAGGTGTGTGGGTTGAAATACATGGGGCATTCAAGAGACTTAATGGAGAATGGAAAGGGATTATTTATTACTGAGGACCAACTCCCTGCTCCCATACAGGACCTGTTTAGACCAGTGGGGGAAATCATAAAAGACAGCGAAGAGAGAGTAGCAGAAATAAATAAACTGGCAACCTATTATGCTGTGAAAACGGCTGTTGAAATTGAGAATGATTTGACAGGCAAAGGATACGACCCAGCTTACATTAAAAGAGGTCTTACTTCCCTTGCACCGGAAGTCATTCGCTCTTACAGCGAAGGCACTTTGGGGCATTTTGCAAAAGAAATTGTGAAGGAAATACAGGAATCTATTAAAAAAGCTGCTGATTAA